Within Campylobacterota bacterium, the genomic segment TGCGCGAGAAAAATCTCTCCGCACCCTCTACCGCGACGATTTTTGATTTCGGAGGATTTGATGACGTCAAACTCGATCAGGCGGTCGGTTATTCGGATCTGGTGATTGTTCCGTTCATCCCCACCCTCGAAACCATTCAGGGGACGGTCGATACGCTGGTACGGATCGCTCCCATGGGAAAGCCCATTTTGCTGGTTCCGAACATGAGTCAAAAAGAGAATGACATCAACGACGCAAAGTTCGTATTTGATGAAACGCTGGGATTTGAGACGGAGATGTTCGCATTGCCGATGAGTGTCGCGCTGCAGACCGCGATCAACGAAAACCGATCTATCCTGGAACTTTCGGCACAGGGGGGGATCAAGGCGTATGCCTACCGTAAAAGTGCTGGATTGATTCGAGAGTTGCACGAAAAGATTCTGGAATACAAAAACTAGGTACGAGTTATTAACAGTAAAAAGGTTGTAAATATGGAAAAATCGCCGACGGAAAACAAATTTGCCAAGCGCGTCACCCAGCGGGAACTTTCAACGCACGTTGCGATCCAGACCGCCAAGCATCCCGGAGGGCGTCCGAAAAAAAAGGAAGAGACCAAGCAAAGCGAAAAAGTCTTTCTGACATTGACGAAAACGGAAAAAGAAAAAATGGACCGTTACGTCGAACGGACCGGAGAGTCGATCGCAGGGGCGATACGTCGGGCACTCAA encodes:
- a CDS encoding ParA family protein, producing MNLTIVNFKGGVGKSMIAHQLITAFGYDGYEIDPYGSLSDRLPERVRKIELREKNLSAPSTATIFDFGGFDDVKLDQAVGYSDLVIVPFIPTLETIQGTVDTLVRIAPMGKPILLVPNMSQKENDINDAKFVFDETLGFETEMFALPMSVALQTAINENRSILELSAQGGIKAYAYRKSAGLIRELHEKILEYKN